CGTGGCTGCCGCTCAAGGTGGACCCCAGGGCGGACCTCAGGGTGGACCTCAGGGTGGACCTCAAGGTGGACCACAGGGCGGACCCCAGGGTGGACCTCAAGGTGGACCCCAGGGTGGTCCTCAGGGAGGACCCCAGGGTGGACCGCAGGGAGGACCCCAGGGTGGTCCTGGTGGACCCGGTGGACCCGGGGGACCGTGGGGACTGCCTCCAAATGCCACTCTTCCCAGCAACAGcactaccaccaccaccacttcAACGACCACCGAATCCAGCACCAGCACAACCACGGAAGCCAGCACCGAGTCATCCCCTGCTTAAGGCGCAGGACTCCAGCCAATctaaaatccatttttggcTTGTTCTCTTCCGCGCTTTCCTCGATATTAATAAAAGTCTTTTCTGCAAAAAGTAAATCTTTCTCACATTTTCTCAGCACCATTTCGCACAAGATACTTGCATTACGTCTACAGAGAGAAATCGTTTGATTCAAGGGGAAAAAGCAGTATTAAATTAATAGTGCGATCAAATTGAGTCTAAAGTGTTTTGTGTTGAACACCCTTTTTGCTGTAACAGCACATAAATTAAGTATTTGTGGGATCGAAAATTTTACTAGTGTAATAAAGCATTCAGATAAAGTGGGATTTCCTGTCAGTGCAGCCCCGTGATGGATGGCAGACCAAGGCGATGGTGGAAGGGCAGAGGGAGGAATGCAAGCCACGGGATTCGGAAATCGAAATGTAACTTGTTCGCCGAGGCCGCCTGGTGGCTGACAGCCGGCGGCCATGAGAGATTCGCTCGGCTGCTGTGACACTTGGAATAGGCACGTCCTTCGAAAGGGACGCGGCAGCAACAAGAGCCCACAAATCCTAGGATGCGCTGCATCAGTTCTTTAAGCCGCATCCTGGTGGATGAAGCCAGCCCGTTTTAAATGGACCATGCAGTCGCCCTCTCAAGTTGGGTGCAATTATGTGACATGGCGCACACACTTCGTGGGCATAAAAAACCAGCTAAACACTTTATTTATGCACTTCCCCTTGTCGTTTGTCTTGAAAGTTTTCGCATTAAAAGAGCTGAGTTTGCCAAACTGTGTGCAATGAAAATGAGTTTCGCTGCCAAAACAGGGAAAACTCTGGCCAAAAAGCAGGGTCGAACTCGCAACAGTTGGCTGCGAGTCCCCCGAAAGCTGTGAAACTCTTTAAATATGCCTCGCAAATTCCAAACATTCTTCGGGGAAGATTTGTAGCTCGCTTATCCCGGTGGAGTTGCATGAGGGGATTGGCAGTCCAGAACGGCTGTCATTGCCATGGATTTCCTGTCCACTCTCGCCTGGCTTTAAGCGCCTTAAGAGCCATTAATGCCGGGCCTTTTGGTATCTGAGGCAGAAATAGATCAAAAGTCAGACCCACACACACGACGGACCAGATGAACTGGGACAGGGTCAAGGATTGGGACAAAGGCGaagatggcgatggcgatggagcTGGCAGTCCGTCCCGTTGGTGGCACATTTTTATTGGTCATTAGTGCGAGCCTCTATCGGCATTCGTAAGCATTTACACATCGTTAAACTTTCATTTCCGGCAAATTAAGCGCATTTTATGTACCTTCTCCGTTCGGTCGCCCTCAGCTgcccaccgcctcctcctcctcctcctcctcatcctaCCCTGCTGTTTGGGGTCACCCGTTGGTCGGTGTCAGCAGAATGACCACAACAAGCggacactgagagaaaatcaGAGGCCGTGTGAATACACAAAATGAACACAGCTTTTGATTAGCACTATATAATCTTGCTAGAATGGGAAGGTTTAAAACCATGTTTGCAATGCATTCCCTAccattttttctgagtgcagGAAAGCTGCCCGACTAGGCTCGTGCTGATGTCCCGGACTTAAGCATATTTAATGGAGGGCAAGCAAATGGGCGCCGCCCCGGGCGTGTCCCTTTCATTGTTTGTCTTTCAATCGAAAGTCAATAGCAAGGCTGCGTGGAGGAGTATAAAAGGTCCGTCATTGGGAAGCCGTATGACTTTCCTCGATCGCACGATGTCGTTTTGGGCAGTGAGTCGTGGCCTAACGCCGCCTTCGAAGGTAGTGCCGATGCTGAATCCCAACCAACGCCAGTTTCTGGAGGACGAGGTGCGCTATCGGGAGAAACTGAAGCTGATGGCTCGGGGTGATGCCATGGAGGAGGTGTACGTGCGCAAGCAGGAAACTGTTGACGATCCGCTGGAACTGGACAAGCACGATTCCTTCTACCAGACCACCAAGAGCCTCCTCGTGCTTTTCCAGATAATGGGCGTAATGCCCATTCACCGCAATCCGCCCGAGAAGAACCTGCCTAGAACGGGCTACTCCTGGGGCTCCAAGCAGGTCATGTGGGCCATCTTCATCTACAGCTGCCAGACGACCATTGTTGTTCTGGTGCTGCGTGAGCGCGTGAAAAAATTCGTCACCAGCCCGGACAAGCGCTTCGATGAGGCCATCTACAATGTCATTTTCATCAGTCTGCTCTTCACCAACTTTCTGCTCCCGGTGGCCAGCTGGCGGCACGGTCCCCAGGTGGCTATCTTCAAGAACATGTGGACCAACTACCAGTATAAGTTCTTCAAAACTACCGGCTCGCCGATCGTCTTTCCGAATCTCTACCCACTCACCTGGTCGCTGTGCGTCTTCTCCTGGCTCCTAAGCATCGCCATCAACCTGTCGCAGTACTTCCTGCAGCCGGACTTCCGGCTGTGGTACACATTCGCCTACTACCCCATCATCGCCATGCTCAACTGCTTCTGCAGCTTGTGGTGAGTAGCTGTCCtatggcaaaaacaaatgaaaaatccCCACAAAGACAATACTTCCTTTCTGAAATCCGAAAGGTACATCAACTGCAATGCATTCGGAACTGCAAGTCGCGCTCTTTCCGACGCTCTGCAGGTAAAATAACATATTATCAGTGCTCaattacaaaattactaaACTGAAACATCCAGACAACCATCCGGGGCGAGAAGCCCGCCCAAAAACTCACTGAGTACCGCCATCTATGGGTGGATCTGAGCCACATGATGCAGCAGCTGGGACGAGCTTACTCCAACATGTACGGCATGTACTGTCTAGTCATCTTCTTCACAACGATCATCGCCACTTACGGCAGCATCAGCGAAATCATCGACCACGGGGCAACCTACAAGGAGGTGCGATTGCTTGCCACGCAGGGAATAACTCATATTGATTAGGACATTTCCAGGTGGGTCTGTTCGTCATCGTGTTCTACTGCATGGGTCTGCTGTACATTATCTGCAACGAGGCGCACTACGCCTCCCGAAAGGTCGGACTTGACTTCCAGACGAAGCTGCTCAATATCAACCTGACTGCCGTGGACGCTGCCACCCAGAAGGAAGTGGAGATGCTGCTTGTGGCCATAAACAAGAACCCGCCCATCATGAATCTGGACGGGTATGCAAACATCAACCGCGAGCTGATCACGACCAACATCTCGTTCATGGCCACCTACCTCGTGGTCCTGCTGCAGTTTAAGATCACGGAGCAGAGACGCATTGGTCAGCAGCAGGCCTAGTTTCCTATAAAATGATTCTCGCCAAGCTGGGCCAAATATAATATGCTTTCGGTTTCAATGTATATCGAGATTAATAGGATTTTTCTTAGATTTTGCCTCAAATTTGTCCCATCACCAAACTTTATACAGTTTTAAGTCGCTAATGGCCTAAACTAACCACCCAAAACACTTTTTGaatgatataaaaaaatttttttttaacaaattttgaaattttggaaaggggtaacatcatgatttttggcgaaaaatggaaaaaaatacaatttctaaGTTGGAATGCAGTTCGATTGGAAAGTTTATTACGAATTCAACAAGGCATATCACTTTTTTCTCCGATCATTTTTTGGAATGTTATGCGAAAAATAATGACTTTTCTATGACAAAAAGTTAGTATTAGCTTAAGTGCcacattttcattgcaatcATTTTTCGAAACTAGGCTTAAAATTGTCTCACAACCAAAATTCTTACTGTTTTGAATAGCTATTGACCTAAACTAACCacccaaaaaactttttgaatgatatcaaaaaaaaatttttttaccaatttttgaaattttggaaaggggtaacatcatgatttttggcgaaaaattgaaaaaaatacaatttctaagttggaatgcagttcgattggaaattttattacaaattcAACAAGGCATATCACTTTTTTCTCCGATCATTTTTTGGAATGTTATGCGAAAAATAATGACTTTTCTATGACAAAAAGTTAGTATTAGCTTAAGTGCcacattttcattgcaatcATTTTTCGAAACTAGGCTTAAAATTGTCTCACAACCAAAATTCTTACTGTTTTGAATAGCTATTGACCTAAACTAACCacccaaaaaactttttgaatgatatcaaaaaaaaaattttttaccaatttttgaaattttggaaaggggtaacatcatgatttttggcgaaaaattgaaaaaaatacaatttctaagttggaatgcagttcgattggaaattttattacaaattcAACAAGGCATATCACTTTTTTCTCCGATCATTTTTTGGAATGTTATGCGAAAAATAATGACTTTTCTATGACAAAAAGTTAGTATTAGCTTAAGTGCcacattttcattgcaatcATTTTTCGAAACTAGGCTTAAAATTGTCTCACAACCAAAATTCTTACTGTTTTGAATAGCTATTGACCTAAACTAACCacccaaaaaactttttgaatgatataaaaaaaaaattttttaccaatttttgaaattttggaaATAACATCATGATTTTtggcgaaaaattaaaaaaaaatacaatttctaagttggaatgcagttcgattggaaattttattacgaattcAACAAGGCATATCACTGTTTTCTCCGATCATTTTTTGGAATGTTATGCGAATAATAATGACTTTTCTATGACAAAAAGTTAGGATTGGCAAAAATTTGCGAAACTTGACTTAAAATTGTCCTATAAGCACTACAAATTTCTTTATCAATGTATTTCATGCTTCGTCCTTCCCGTCTAACTTAGaagttttataaaaaaaaatttcgtTCCTTCAAAATTTTGGTTGCAGCTCCACCGATGGAATATGTGCCACCGCATCAAGCAGGACTACAGTGGCAACAGCTACCTGGGCCTCCACTTGGGCACCCAACTCTTCCGCGCCCTGATCCTCGACTCCAAATTGAACGTTACCTATGTGGCGCAGATCCGCTATGACGTTGATCTCCCAGAGTTCAAGACAACGAATGGAATACTATCAGATGGCGGTCCTGGCGAGTTCCTGGCCAATCCGGTAATGTGGGTAAAGGCACTGGACATGCTGATGGACTGTTTAGTGAAACAGGGAGCGGATATGCACACGGTGGTCTCTATTGCCGGAGCTGCTCAGCAGCACGGTTGCGTCTTCTGGTCGGAGTTGGGCTTGAGGCGTCTATGCAATTTGAACGTTAACCTGCGGCTCCACGAGCAGATCACGGAGAGCGCCTTCGAATTGACCAGAACGCCTACTTGGCGGGATAGCTCGACGGACGTGCAGGTCCGTGAAATGGAGCACACCGTCGGGGGTCCCGCTGAACTGTCGAAAATAACGGGCTCCAGAGCGTACACCAGATTCACGGGTCCCCAAATACGGAAAGTGTATACCCAGTGCCCGGAGCAGTACGAGAGAACTTCCAGGATTTCGCTGATCAGCAGCTTTTTGGCCTCTCTCCTTATCGGAGGCATTGCCTCCATAGACTACAGCGATGGCTCGGGGATGAACCTGCTCGACATCCGGAAAAAGAAGTGGTCTGCAGCGTGCCTAGACGCCTGTGCTCCTGACCTTGCCAGGCGTTTGATGAAGCCCATTCCCTCGTCCCGGCTGCAAGGACGCATCGGGGACTACTACGTGAAACGCTGGAACTTCAGGCCGGACTGCATGGTGGTCGCTTCCACCGGGAGCAAAGCCTCGGAACTGGCAGGGCTACTGGTAGAGAATGACTTTCTCATGCTCAGTCTGGATACAAGTGATGTGGTAGTGATGCCTCTAAAGAAAGCTCCGCGGCTGGAGGACGGCCACGTGATGTGCCATCCGACAAGAAGGGACGAATACATGGGCCTCCTATGCTTCCAAAACGGAGGATTGACGCGAAAAGCCATCTGTGAGGATGTCGCCGGCGGCAGTTGGAGGCACTTCTACGAAATGCTAGACGCCACGCCATCGGGCAACAATGGCAATGTAGCTGTGCACTTCCGGGACCGGGAGATTATACCCACTGCCAAGGGCACTCTGCGCTGGGATGCGCACATAAGCCCGATGTCGGCGGAGTGCATACGTGGCCTACACCGCTTCTCCACACCGGAGATTGAGGTTCGGGCTCTAATCGAGGGTCAGATCATGCACCACTGGTCCATTGCCCACGAGATGGGCTTCCACCACACACCGAACACAAAGATAATTGTGGTGGGTGAGGACTCCAGGTGTCAAAGTGTCCTGCAGATCGTGGCGGACATATTCAATGCTCCTGTTTACCAGCGAACCGGTGTCGAGGTCAGCCTTTTAGGATG
The sequence above is a segment of the Drosophila melanogaster chromosome 2L genome. Coding sequences within it:
- the CG13947 gene encoding uncharacterized protein; this translates as MRSFIIIALFALIAVAAAQGGPQGGPQGGPQGGPQGGPQGGPQGGPQGGPQGGPQGGPQGGPQGGPQGGPGGPGGPGGPWGLPPNATLPSNSTTTTTTSTTTESSTSTTTEASTESSPA
- the Gr21a gene encoding gustatory receptor 21a, isoform B, whose product is MSFWAVSRGLTPPSKVVPMLNPNQRQFLEDEVRYREKLKLMARGDAMEEVYVRKQETVDDPLELDKHDSFYQTTKSLLVLFQIMGVMPIHRNPPEKNLPRTGYSWGSKQVMWAIFIYSCQTTIVVLVLRERVKKFVTSPDKRFDEAIYNVIFISLLFTNFLLPVASWRHGPQVAIFKNMWTNYQYKFFKTTGSPIVFPNLYPLTWSLCVFSWLLSIAINLSQYFLQPDFRLWYTFAYYPIIAMLNCFCSLWYINCNAFGTASRALSDALQTTIRGEKPAQKLTEYRHLWVDLSHMMQQLGRAYSNMYGMYCLVIFFTTIIATYGSISEIIDHGATYKEVGLFVIVFYCMGLLYIICNEAHYASRKVGLDFQTKLLNINLTAVDAATQKEVEMLLVAINKNPPIMNLDGYANINRELITTNISFMATYLVVLLQFKITEQRRIGQQQA
- the CG3544 gene encoding uncharacterized protein, isoform B, yielding MCHRIKQDYSGNSYLGLHLGTQLFRALILDSKLNVTYVAQIRYDVDLPEFKTTNGILSDGGPGEFLANPVMWVKALDMLMDCLVKQGADMHTVVSIAGAAQQHGCVFWSELGLRRLCNLNVNLRLHEQITESAFELTRTPTWRDSSTDVQVREMEHTVGGPAELSKITGSRAYTRFTGPQIRKVYTQCPEQYERTSRISLISSFLASLLIGGIASIDYSDGSGMNLLDIRKKKWSAACLDACAPDLARRLMKPIPSSRLQGRIGDYYVKRWNFRPDCMVVASTGSKASELAGLLVENDFLMLSLDTSDVVVMPLKKAPRLEDGHVMCHPTRRDEYMGLLCFQNGGLTRKAICEDVAGGSWRHFYEMLDATPSGNNGNVAVHFRDREIIPTAKGTLRWDAHISPMSAECIRGLHRFSTPEIEVRALIEGQIMHHWSIAHEMGFHHTPNTKIIVVGEDSRCQSVLQIVADIFNAPVYQRTGVEVSLLGCAFRARYAFYEHRESACNCHSCMMPTGRRTRLSFDEFFRDVPSGLKLAAEPTPGCDKIYKPLIERCSQICQLLASKSSVYFFHPNV